From Fusobacterium sp. IOR10, one genomic window encodes:
- the pyrE gene encoding orotate phosphoribosyltransferase: MSRAKDVANSLLSVGAVKLNVKEPFTFVSGIKSPIYCDNRKMIGYPEERNIVVDGFIDILKNKSFDIIAGTATAGIPWAGFIAERLNVPMAYIRSAKKDHGAGQQIEGADFQGKKVIVIEDLISTGGSSIKAVQASREAGAKEVEVVAIFSYEFPKAIENFKEANVELENISNFTTLIELAAEKKYLNVEEKEIALKWNKSPNTWGK; encoded by the coding sequence ATGAGTAGAGCAAAAGATGTTGCTAATTCTTTATTGTCTGTGGGAGCTGTTAAATTAAATGTAAAGGAGCCATTTACCTTTGTCTCTGGAATAAAAAGTCCAATTTATTGTGACAACAGAAAAATGATTGGTTATCCTGAAGAAAGAAATATTGTTGTAGATGGTTTTATTGATATTTTGAAAAATAAAAGTTTTGATATAATTGCAGGAACTGCAACTGCTGGAATTCCTTGGGCTGGATTTATTGCTGAAAGATTAAATGTTCCAATGGCATATATTCGTTCTGCTAAAAAAGATCACGGAGCTGGACAACAAATTGAGGGAGCTGATTTTCAAGGGAAAAAAGTAATAGTTATTGAAGATTTAATTTCCACTGGTGGAAGTTCAATTAAAGCTGTGCAAGCTTCTAGAGAAGCTGGAGCAAAAGAAGTTGAAGTAGTTGCTATATTTTCATATGAATTTCCAAAAGCTATTGAAAACTTTAAAGAAGCAAATGTAGAACTTGAAAACATTTCTAATTTCACAACTCTTATAGAACTTGCTGCTGAAAAAAAATATCTTAATGTGGAAGAAAAAGAAATAGCATTAAAATGGAATAAATCTCCAAATACTTGGGGAAAATAA